GGGCCTGAAGACGATTCCCGGGAAAGCGGTGAAAGCCCCCATAATCGAGGGGAGCAGCACCGCCATAGAGTGCAGGGTCGTCGATGAATTCGAGACCGGCGATCACATCGTTTTCGTCGGAGAGATGCTGGCCTATCACGGTGATCCCGAAAAGGCGATGCATATCTACTCCGTCTTTTACAGCACCCTCGTGAGCATGGACACAAAGGGGAACAGAAACTTCGCCCTCGATTTCAAATAGGATCGAGAGAGAATGCTCCCGGCGATTATGGAGTGTCAGCAATATTGGCTGTTAAGTATGGCAAATTTGTTGGGCGGCCGGTAATTCCCCTTTGAAAATCAGGCGGCCTATGGAAAGTCAGTGGAGTTTTAAGCTTTTTTAACCTCGGATATTTTTTATGAGATGTTAAACATCATATCTTTATAAAGGAGATTTTGTCATGAAGAAAGATGAGGCCTACATAAGGGCGGAGAAGCGGGTAAGGGCAAAAATCGGATTTTATTATCACCTGACCTCATATCTCATCGTGAACCTGACGCTCGTTTTCATTTGGTATTTCACGGGAGCGGGATACCAATGGTTCTGGTGGCCGATGATGGGATGGGGCATAGGCTTATTGTTTCACGCCGCCAACCTGTTCCTGTCCAAGAGCACCTTCATGGACAGGATGATTCAAAGGGAGCTTAAGAGGGAGAAGGAAAGGGAGAGTCGGAAGGGTTCTTGAGGGAGTGAGTGTTTT
Above is a genomic segment from Candidatus Zymogenus saltonus containing:
- a CDS encoding 2TM domain-containing protein, whose product is MKKDEAYIRAEKRVRAKIGFYYHLTSYLIVNLTLVFIWYFTGAGYQWFWWPMMGWGIGLLFHAANLFLSKSTFMDRMIQRELKREKERESRKGS